CGCACCTCTTCTGCCCGACGTGTGGGCGAAGCGTCAACAATCCCGACTCCTCGTCGCGTAAGCCCATCCCACACCGAACCCCGCCGATCCCGGCTGTCGCTCACCGACCGTCTTTGGCCGGGTGTGTACGTTTGACATGCGCAAGTTCATAACCGCCGTTGGCGTGATCATCGGGATCGCCGGCATTACAGCCACCCCGGCCCGGGCGAACGCGATGATCACGACGAGCCCGAGCATCATCGTCAAGAAACAGTCGTCGATTCGGATCGCCATCACTGAAGGCATCCGCAGCCCGATCGCCGAGACGCAAGGTATTGCGATCATCACGATCGCCTAATGTCGGTAGGCCTCGCAACCGCCGCTCAAATAGCGGCGGTTGTTCGTTTCCTGGGTGCCGAAATCGCCAGTTTTTCACGTCAGAATTCGACGACGGACGGACATTTCGAGAGTGCGACATTTGCCGCTTCGGAACTGAAATACACGGAGATCTCGACATGCCGCAGCTGCACCCGGAGGCCAAGCCCGATTCGCACCGCGACCTGGTCAAGATGGATGATGCCCCACACGGGAACGCGAAGCACGAATTCCAGCGAACAGACAGGCTAGATTCAGACCATCTCGCGCCCTACATGCCGGATTACACCCATGTCTGACGATTCCCCCGCCCGCCTTCGATTGGTGTCAGGATCAGGGTGATCGCCGACATCTCTTTTGAGGAAGCAAGAAAAGTTGCGACGTCTTTAGTGGAGTTCGTCATGTTCAGCACACTCATCCAGTCACGCTGGTCGATGCCGAAGTTCGTCGTCGGCGTGACTGCTCTCTCCCAAGGCCGGCGGAATGTTTCCATCCGCATAAAAAAGCGCCGAGCATCATCGCAACTCCCCGTCGTTCGACCTTACCTGCTGTATCCGGAACTGGAAGACTCGCCGTCCATTCCCCGGCCGTTCACCATGTGACGGCTTCAAGGGCGTCTTCTCTGCTGAATTTCTTAACCCGTTGCGACAAATCCGGGAGGTTACGATGGACCGGTTGCGTGGAACGTTCACCTCATCGATGAGAGCCGAACTCACCGCCTCGCGGGATGAGTTCCTTGGCAACTGCCCCGTCTGCCGGCGATTGCTCAACTTCTGGTTGACCGGCGAATGGCAGTGCCCACGGTGTGGCGGTCCCACACCAGACGTCAGCGACAAGCTCCGCGCGGCAAACACCGACATGAGATGATGGGAGCCTTACTCGCATGGTCGTTGCGGCATCACCCCGAAATCCGCTCGACCAGATTCCGCCCCACCCGCTTCGTCCGCCGGTCGTAAATGCGGGTGGTACGCGGGTCAGAGTGCCCGCACAGGTGCTGCACGTCCTCCAGCGGCACGCCCTGCGTGAGCAGGTCGGTTGCCACCTTCACGCGGAATGAGTGCGGGCTGAAAATCTTTTCTAAACCCGCATCCTTCAGCCGCCGCTTCACCAACCGCCAGATGTAGACGTAGCTCAGCCCCTTCGCGGACAGCCGGCCGCTTCGCGCCACCGCCGCGCGGAAGAGCGGCTTGCCCTTCTGCTCCTCGGTGATGCCGGCGGCGCGCGTGTACTCACGCAGCCACTGCTCTAAATCGTGCCGCACCGGGATCGGCCGATCCTTCCCACCCTTCTCACGGAAACGCAGAAGCCACTGCGTACCATCGTGGTAGAAGTCCTCGACCCGCAGCTTGGCCACCGCCCCGCTCCGCGCCGCCGTGAACGACAGCACGCCGAGCACCGCCCGGTCGCGCAGACTCACCACCCCGGCCGAGACATCCAGCGAGGCAATCAGCGCCCGCGCCTGCTCGACCGGAATCATCGGCGTCTTACCTTCGGTGACGGCATACCGCTCGCCCCGGACCGAGGCCGCCGGGTTCAGAGCGATCGCGTGCCGCACCACCATCTGATCGAACAGCTTGCGGATCGCGGCCAGGTGCTGCTTCTTCGTCGCCACGCTGCCAGGATGCTGCGCCATGTACCGGCCCACGTGCCCGGGCTGGATCGCGGTGAGCCCCAACTGGTGCTGTGCGCACCACCCGAGGAACTGCTTCACCGCGTGCCGGTAAGCCGTCCGCGTGTTCGGGTTGGCGATCATCCCCTCGAAGAATTCGTCGTAGGCGTAGGACGCCGCACCACCGGCCGCGGCCACGATCGCCGGCACGGCCGGGATCAGGTGCGCCGGCGGAGCTGTCGGAAGGGGCGGGGTGACGGGGACGAGGGCAGACATGGCTTCGGGCCTGTGGGGGTTGTGCTCTCCTGAACACTGCCAGACGGGCGCGGGTGGGTCAAGGTAAAAGAGTACATAAAGGACGTTATATACCCCTAGGCCCACCAACTACACGGCGGTCGATCGCCTAAGCGCAACACACGATAAACAGCACGGCTTCAGGGCGGCGGGAACTGTTCTTGCGGCGACCGTTCGATAAATCCTTGCCACACTTTGTCGTGACCGCCGGCGCTGGGAGTAATGCTGGCCGGAACGCCCGATTCCTTCGATGCCTGGAAGTAGCGATCCCCAAATGACGTAAGGGCGAGCGGATTGGTGAACCGGCAGAGGATGATCTGCCCCACACGCACGGGGGCCGCTTGGGATGCTACAATCGCGCGGATCGTTCCGTCGGGGTCGATGGCGACTGAAACCGCATCCAATCGAAGGGTGATTTGCGGTTGGAGGAGATAGCCGTGCTGCGTTTCGATCTTTCCATCAGCGTTCACCCGAAACCGGCCGTGGCGGGTGAATAAACGCCCGCCTGTTGGCTTTTCGACGGCAAAAAAACCCTGGCCTTCGATCGCCAGGTCGAAGCACCTGCCTGTGGAAACGAGCCGTCCTTCCGGTAAGTGCGGAATGTAGGACGATCGCTCAATGAAGCATTGCTGCAGGCCGCCGCCGCCCTCTGAGCTGGGACGGCCCGCGCACGGGGCGCCGGACTGTGTGGACACCTTGTAATATGCCCCCTTGACTCTCGATAGCGCGAGCGCGTTCGGAAACCGACAGATCGTCAGATCGCCAACATAATCGACCTCGTTGCCATCCGTCCGAACGCCGGCGGTAACACAACCATCCGCGCCGAATGAGACCGTATGTGCATTCACCGGGATGGCGAGTTGTGGTTGGAGGAGGTAGCCTTCGGTCGTCGTCAAATGGCCTTTATCGTCTAGGTGAAACCGGCCGTGACGGGTAAAGAGATTCTCGCCGGCAGGGGTGAGGACTCGGAAGAAGCCTGCTCCTTCAATCGCAAGGTCGAACGGCCTGCCGGTAAACTGGAAATTCCCTCTCTGCATGCGCGTGAACGAGGTCACGGGCGACGTGTTAACGGAACGCTGCCGCACCTTGCCCAAGCCTCGGCTGCCCGGGTCGCCCATGACCGCTTCACCGGATTTCCGGGTTTCTGCTTCGTACCCGCGCTCGAATGGCACCAGTTCACTCGGACAGGCGAAACGGTAAAGGGCGATCTGACCAATCGGGAGCTGATACTTATCGTCCGGCAGGAGCGTGTGAACTTGGCCATTCGGGTCGATGGTGACAGCGCCCGCACTCGGAGGCACCGTCACCATCGGGTCGAGCGTATAGCCTTCTCTCGTCTCCAAATTACCGCTCGGCCCCTGGTAGAAGCGGCCGAAACGCGTGTACACAAAGCCGCCGTTGAAATGTCGGATCCGGAAATACCCTTCACCCTCGATCGCCAGATCGAACATCCTACCGGTGGCAATCCGTTTTTCCTTCCCGTCGATGGGGATAAAGGGGGTTGTGTGTGCGTCGTGCGAGAACGTGAAAAGAGCAAGGAGGAGGGTGCCCATCGAAGCTCACAGCTGAAACTCGGTATTCAAACGGCTCGCACTCTATCGAGATGCGGCAAAGGCGTCAAGAGCTTGCCGCATGAACACGCTAATATTAATAAGATCATCTCGAGCGATAGCAGGGATGAGCAACTGTCGGATGGCGGCGCTTTTCGATATAAAACCCCCTCGCCCAAAGCCATAAACACCGGAGGTTTACATGTTCTTCTTCGGTCGGCCGTCTAAGAGCAAAGAAGCCGTTGCGCGCCGTAAACCGTCCGCTTTCATGCCACGGCTGGAATCGCTGGAAGATCGCTACAACCCCGGCGCTTACAACTTCGTGGGAGGCGCGGTCGGCGCTGCAAATAGCTGGAGCACCCTCGCCAACTGGACAGATAACGGCGGCGCGCCCATCGCGTTACCGGGAGCTGCGGATGACGTGACCATCGGTGCTAACAAGACGGCCAACTTCGACGTCGCAGCGAACGTAACAATCAAATCGCTCACGATGGGTGCTGGTGCCACACTGGATCTCGGGAAAGTCACGGCGGGGGGAATCACCCTCACCGTTTCCGGCGGGAATTCCACTCTGGGCACTGCCAACATGGCGGCGGCGACAATCAAGGCTCAAAACAGCGCCGTCGTCGCCAACAACGCCAACCTCACGTTCAGCGGCGCCGGATCACTGACCATGAATGTCTTTACCGCCTCAATGGCGCAAACGAATGCCGGCGGCGGTCTCGCCGGGCTTTCGAACTTGAACATCAACACGAAAACTGTCAGCGTCACCGGCACCGTGCAACTTCAGGCGAACACGACCATCGGCGACGGAACGAACGCCACCGATATGACGGTGAACAACGGCGCGTTCTCGATCACCCCAAGCCGCTGGGGGAACTTTACCATAAACACGAAATCGTCTGTAATCATTACGGGTGGCGGAGGATTCACAAAAGACCCAAACAACAATTCTCCGATTGTAAACAAGGGCAATCTTGTAATTAATGTTGGCGCTGGCAATCAATACAAAATCGGGCCGGCGATCAAGGGCAATCAGATCATCATCATGAGTGGCAAGGTCGGCGCCGTCATTCAGGGCGACGGCACCACTAACGTCATCGTTTGGTCGGGTGCCGAGATCGACAGCACGGGTGGAACCAGCACGTTCGGGGCGGGTGATCACATTAACTTCGTGTCCGACGGCGACACGACCGGAATCAATCTCGATGGCGCGTTTCTCTTCAATGCAGGAGCGTCGGAATATTTCCACGCCTTTGAACTGTCCAAGCCCAACCTCGCCAACATCGACACGTGGATGTACGGCAGCTTCTCCACTACGC
This DNA window, taken from Frigoriglobus tundricola, encodes the following:
- a CDS encoding tyrosine-type recombinase/integrase, with product MSALVPVTPPLPTAPPAHLIPAVPAIVAAAGGAASYAYDEFFEGMIANPNTRTAYRHAVKQFLGWCAQHQLGLTAIQPGHVGRYMAQHPGSVATKKQHLAAIRKLFDQMVVRHAIALNPAASVRGERYAVTEGKTPMIPVEQARALIASLDVSAGVVSLRDRAVLGVLSFTAARSGAVAKLRVEDFYHDGTQWLLRFREKGGKDRPIPVRHDLEQWLREYTRAAGITEEQKGKPLFRAAVARSGRLSAKGLSYVYIWRLVKRRLKDAGLEKIFSPHSFRVKVATDLLTQGVPLEDVQHLCGHSDPRTTRIYDRRTKRVGRNLVERISG
- a CDS encoding flagellar hook-basal body protein, with the translated sequence MGTLLLALFTFSHDAHTTPFIPIDGKEKRIATGRMFDLAIEGEGYFRIRHFNGGFVYTRFGRFYQGPSGNLETREGYTLDPMVTVPPSAGAVTIDPNGQVHTLLPDDKYQLPIGQIALYRFACPSELVPFERGYEAETRKSGEAVMGDPGSRGLGKVRQRSVNTSPVTSFTRMQRGNFQFTGRPFDLAIEGAGFFRVLTPAGENLFTRHGRFHLDDKGHLTTTEGYLLQPQLAIPVNAHTVSFGADGCVTAGVRTDGNEVDYVGDLTICRFPNALALSRVKGAYYKVSTQSGAPCAGRPSSEGGGGLQQCFIERSSYIPHLPEGRLVSTGRCFDLAIEGQGFFAVEKPTGGRLFTRHGRFRVNADGKIETQHGYLLQPQITLRLDAVSVAIDPDGTIRAIVASQAAPVRVGQIILCRFTNPLALTSFGDRYFQASKESGVPASITPSAGGHDKVWQGFIERSPQEQFPPP
- a CDS encoding autotransporter outer membrane beta-barrel domain-containing protein — encoded protein: MFFFGRPSKSKEAVARRKPSAFMPRLESLEDRYNPGAYNFVGGAVGAANSWSTLANWTDNGGAPIALPGAADDVTIGANKTANFDVAANVTIKSLTMGAGATLDLGKVTAGGITLTVSGGNSTLGTANMAAATIKAQNSAVVANNANLTFSGAGSLTMNVFTASMAQTNAGGGLAGLSNLNINTKTVSVTGTVQLQANTTIGDGTNATDMTVNNGAFSITPSRWGNFTINTKSSVIITGGGGFTKDPNNNSPIVNKGNLVINVGAGNQYKIGPAIKGNQIIIMSGKVGAVIQGDGTTNVIVWSGAEIDSTGGTSTFGAGDHINFVSDGDTTGINLDGAFLFNAGASEYFHAFELSKPNLANIDTWMYGSFSTTPISYAVNLNPDGNGVESWTGNDDTVTYDVYVGSSTIKHVTLNVTGSGTFNENGGTLTVNTTGSTPSSGTTVPLITSASSSIVASFASYVYTGYTWSIWSPGPHTFGLTTNQPPPVSPGS